From Lucilia cuprina isolate Lc7/37 chromosome 4, ASM2204524v1, whole genome shotgun sequence:
taacctagagattatactcttaaaagttgttttttgttgtacttccgaaagtagttattttacccatcttttggagaaatgattattactttctactaatatgccaccatctggttgactcaaatttatatctttcaggtcaatcgtcacattattgttccatagtattctagagagtggacacttgaaatttttaaattttatttccattaatatcttaccacctggctgactccaattcgtatgtttttggtctttcgtcacaaataaactctttgcaaacgagaatgaagacagtcgtcactttagtgtcccctttgtaagcaagAGCGAATGCAATCGTCTTTTGACTggctctttgtagggtgtagagtgacgattgacttcctcgtagggcaagcccatgttaaaatggttggtcacctgttaatgacttttaaataatagaagaataaactttttgtcgaaaaaagtcaaagtcgacttttttgcaTTAACAAAGACGATAACTCGACTACCTTGTAAAAAAACGATTATCCAAGTAACTCGACTTTTATCGATAAAtcgattataaaaataatattaagttGCAACCTCTAACGAATAAAGACTTGTCGTATAAAAGAGTACTagtcagtgtacacttaataaggtagcctcgtcgctacaacaaatacaacaatacaaaaacaacaggcgatttgttattgtagaataatgccatctgtcaaaaaaagctgtgtgtgtagaatgaaaaagcaacaaataaacacaataaaaatatgagtttttagcaattatttaaatttttaactattaatattaatatattatattaattaaacgtggaatgtctgaaaatcataactatatctattgggaagaccaattttccgaattaaacgtgttttttgtgaaaagtgattggtcgtgttaaaaatagttgaaactgatttggaacgtatgccggagctaaagattttctttttttatcaagagagaaggataacaaagacatttaatcacgattgacctagaaaactcctttaaaaccataattttcttcactttttaaaatttttacatcttttgcgatttttttctatgtaaacaaacaggaattttgacagataagattgtaaaagctgatgatcagctgtgcggacgaggctaccttattaagtgtacactggtaCTAGTTATGAATAATCCAACCAGctgattaaaaaacaaacaaacaaaaattctgCAGAAAAGCagagtataaaataataaatcgtctataatattttgtattttataaattttaaataaatcagaACAATATGAGACGACGAGCAGGATTAGGTGCAATACAACAGCAACAGTTTGCTGCTGAAAAGTATAAAGACAAGGGCACAGATATACAGGAATCTCAATTAGAACAAATGTCGAAACAAATGGAAGTATTTCGGGAAAAACTAGAAGAATTTGCAATTAAACATAAGcaggatattaaaaaaaatgcacaGTTCCGTAAGCAATTTCAAGAAATGTGCGCTGCCATCGGCGTAGATCCATTAGCAAGCGGTAAAGGTTTTTGGAGTGTTCTTGGCATGGGAGATTTTTATTATGAACTTGGGGTACAGGTGGTGGAAGTATGCTTAGCATCAAATCATAAAACTGGTATGAGTTAATGTGGTATATAATCAAAAGTCTATGAGTagtcaaaatattttagttgttaCAAAGTAGTTCCAATTTAGAAGGACTaaagtgtttgttttatttgacgATTAAGTCGCAAGTCTTATCATCTGTTAATTTTTCAGGAGGCCTTATGGAATTAAATGAACTAAGAAGTCGTTTAGTTGCTGCTAGGGGTCAAAGCTCAATTCATCAGGAAATCACAAATGAAGACATTTTAATGGCTACTAAAAAGCTTAGTATTTTTGGTAATGGGTAAgtaattttagtacaaaaggATATAttcctatgtatgtatgtacgtcaaTGAACATATTAGTGATGCATTTAGTTTTACAAGaaggatttttaaatttttggatatttagaactaaaaaataaaaaaacaggtAAAACACAAGAACTACTGTATTTTAGTGCTTCTTTATAAGCTATTTATCCTTAAAGTCgataaacaaagaaataaaatgtacaTTGTATGTAGTGTTCAAAAGTCGTTAAATCTCATTTGCATGAAAATTAGATTTTGATG
This genomic window contains:
- the LOC111690561 gene encoding vacuolar-sorting protein SNF8; this encodes MRRRAGLGAIQQQQFAAEKYKDKGTDIQESQLEQMSKQMEVFREKLEEFAIKHKQDIKKNAQFRKQFQEMCAAIGVDPLASGKGFWSVLGMGDFYYELGVQVVEVCLASNHKTGGLMELNELRSRLVAARGQSSIHQEITNEDILMATKKLSIFGNGFVVHKLGKGKYIVQSIPGELSMEETTILTVASNNEQGYVTLTILIEQLGWPDYRARQSLEKVVSEGLCWIDDQADDERRYWFPSLFPNRTTQTINA